GCTCCCGGCGAAGTCAAGTCATCTGCGGAAGGCCGCTTACCCAGAGGTCGGGATCACCCTCGCTCGCCACGGGCGTGGATTTCATAGGCGGCGACGTCGCGGAGCCAGGCGGCGCCGACGGGCACGTCGGCCCACAGGCACGCATAGTCCCACACGGCGGCGAAGGGGAGCTCGGCGCGGTGCTCGACGAGGGCGAGCTTGGCCGCGCCGTTGCCGGCCTCTTCGCGCCCGGCGATGGCCTCGAAGGGCTCGATCAGGGCGTAGAGGAGCGCCTTGCGCAACGCCCGCGCGCCGATCACCCACGCGGCCACGCGGTTGATGCTGGCGTCGAAGTAGTCGAGCGCCCACAGGATGTCGCCCAGGGCGCCGCTGCGGACCGCTTCGTCGCAAACGGCGCGCAACTCGTCGGTGAAGCGGACCACGTGGTCGCTGTCCCACCGGATGCCGCGGCTGGCGTGGATGAGCAGTTTGTCCACGAACAGCAGCGTGGCGGAGAGCTTGTCTGCCACGCTCTCGGTGGGGTGGAAGTGCCCGAGGTCGTAGCACAGGGCGACGCCGCGCGTGGCCGCGTAGGCGAGGTAGAACTCGTGCGAGCCGACCGTGTAGTCCTCGCACCCGATGCCGAAGAGCTTGCTCTCGACGGCGTCTACCACGTGCGGGAGCTTGCGGTCGAGGACTTCGTCGAGGGCGTGGAGCAGGCGGTGGCGCGGGCCCATGCGGTCTACGGCAGAGTCCTTGCGGCCGTCGGGGATCCAGATATTGTTGATGCAGGGCGAGCCGAGGGCCTTGCCGATGGCATTGGCGATGCGGCGGGTGGCGAGGCAGTGGCGAATCCAGAAGGCGCGGGCCGCGTCGTCGGAGCTCGACAGCGTGAGGCCGTCCTTCACCATCGGGTGCGCGAAGAGGGTGGGATTGAAGTCGAGGCCGCGGCGGCGGGCCTTCGACCAGTCAATCCAGCGGGCGAAGTGCTTGGGCTCCAGCTCGTCGCGGTCCACGCGCCGGCCGCCGGTTTCGGCGTACATGGCGTGGATGTTGAAGCGGAGCTTGCCGGGGATGAGAGCGGCCGCGGCATCGAAGTCGGCGCGGATCTCGTCGCCGTTGCGGGCCGCACCGGGGTAGTTGCCCGTGGCCTGGAGGCCGCCGGAATCTACCGCGCCCTCGTGAACCTCGAGTCCGCGCACGTCGTCGGCTTGCCAGCACTGGACCGAGATGGGGATGGCCAGGGCGGCGCGCATCGCCTGATCGGCGTCCACGCCGAGCGCGGCGAAGCGCTCGCGGGCCAGCTTGTACGCGGCGCGCACGTGCGCGGCCTTCGGGGGCTGGGTCACGTCAAGGGCCTTCTTCGGCATTGGGGCCTCCTGCCTAGACACAGCTAGTGCGGCAGCAAAGAGGGTGTTTGGAGGGTAGGATGAATGGATGGCTGCCTGACACCCATCCACCCATCCATTCATCCACTCCCGACCTGTGCACACGGGTGCCGCTGCATGGAGCGGACCGTCTGCATTCTACGGGAGCCGCGGCCTGGCGTCAACCCGCGCGCCCCACCAGAAGGAACGGACCGTTTCGTTGTGCGACCAGAGGCGATTGTGAAGCTCGCCGCCCGCGACGCGGTAGAAGCCGTTGCCGCCGTGGAGCAGCTCGACGCGCCCGATCGTCACGCGGTCGCGCGAATAGAACTCCGCGTGGCGGGTCGCCTCGCCGATGCCCCAGTAGTAACGGACGACCGGCGCGTCGCCCTCCGCTGGGGCGTGGCGAAGGTACACGCAATCCTGCCAGTAGGGAAGGTCGTGGCGGAACCAGGGGATCTCGGCGGGCCGCTCGACGAGGCCGTAGGCCGCACCGTCGCGCGACCACAGGCGCAGGGTGAACTCGCCGACGGCCTCGATGGCCACCACGACGCGGGTGGCGACGCCCGGCTCGATGCTCGCTACGCGGCTCGCGCCGCGCGTGGAGGCGAGGACGCCGAAGAGCCGGCCCTCGAGCCACACGCCGCCGGTCGCCGGGTCCACCTCGACGGGGGCATCGCCCTCGCCCGGCACGGGGGGCGTGGCGTGGAACTCGCGGGGGAAGCCCACGGCGTCGCGGATGAAGCGGGTCACGCCGCGCCGCTCGTCCACCGTCACGCGGTAGCGCGGGCCGGGGTAGTCGGTGAGATAGAGGTCGAGGAAGGCGCCGGTCTTGAAGTGGGGCAGCACGTAGGTGTCGTGGGCCTCGCCGTCGAGGATGCGGCGCCACTCGTCGGCCGTGGGCTCGCGGCCGGCCATGTCGGCCACGACGCCCCGCCAGTATTCGATGGTGGAGGAGAAGCTGCCCGACTCATAGCGGTGGTAGTTGTTCGTGGGCATCTCGAGGTCGAACACGTAGTCGTCCCAGGCGTAGCGGTGGCGGGCCCACGGCACGTCGGCAGTCGCCGCGAAGAAGTCAGAACAGGTGGTGAACCGACCGAGGGCGTCGCTGTAGCGGCAGGCGCGGACGAATTCCTCCTTGTAGGCGCCGATGAAGGTCTGGTCAATCAGGTTCACGAGCGCCACGAAGGGCAGGCCGCGGCGGTGCGTTTCGGCCACCAGGCGCGGCCACTGGGCGTAAATGCCGCTGCCGAACTTCTCGGATTTCGGCGAGTGCGAGGGGAGCGTGGGAATGACGGCGCCGCCGATGCCCTCCCAGTCAATCAGCGCCCGGTTGTCGTCGGGCGCGGTGCCCATATTCTGCACGCGGTGGATGGCGTGGGTGTAGCCGAACTCGCGGAGCATGTCGGGCAGGGCGGGGTGGAGGGCGAACTCCTGAGCGGCATAGGTCGTGGGGCGGCGGCCGAAGAGTTCCGTAAACGCGGCGAGGCCGTGGACGAACTGCTGGCGGCACTCCTCGCGGCTCCAAAGGTGGAGGTAGGGCTGCGACCAGGTGCCGTTGGCGAACTCCGTGCGCCCCTCATCCCACGCGGTGCGGAGGCGAGCGATGGTTTCGGGGAACATCGGGGCCAGGTTGGCCAGCGTGCCCGCGGCCACGTCGTGCGAGTAGCGGTAGCCGAGGTCGCGGCTCCAGCCCTCGTAGAAGTCGAGCAAGTCGGCGGCGGCCTGAGGCCAGTCGTACTCGGCGAAACCCTCGCGGCCGATCAGGATGCCGCCGTGCAGAATGTCCACGAAGTAGATGGGCAGGTCGAGCACCTGCTTGCGGGCCTTGGCCAGCGCGGCGAAGGCGGGCGCCAGGTCGCCCCCTCGCCGCAATGCCTGCACCGCAAGACGGCTCACGGGGCCGAGGCGATGGTCCACGTGCAGTTCGGTGGCCAACCGATAGACCATCCAGGCGGCGATGCCGAGGGCGTGGTAGTCGCGCCAGTTCGCGGGCGGCCTGGCCGGCCTCTGGCCCGCGGCGACGAGCACGCAACGCACCATCCAGTCCAGCACGTCGGCCGTCACGCCCGTGTCCATCATGTTCAAGTAGCGGCCGATGAGGTCGGTGGGGTCGAAGGCGAACACCACTTCGCCCCGGCGCACGAGCGCCGCGGGGTGCTGGCCCACGGTGCCGACCGGCGTCCACCCTCTGCCGTCGGCGGCCAGGCCGACGAGCCGCGTGTCGCGCGGCAGATGGAGCGTGCGGGCGCCGGTCGTTGTGGGGATGACGATGCGCTCCTTGGACGACGCGAACGGCCCGGAAACCGAGAGCCCCTTGGGCTTCGCCTCGGCCAGCGAACCGCCCCCCAGCCACAGCGTCATTCGCAGCCGCAGACTGCCGAGTCGCAGGATGCGCGGGTCCCAGTGCAGAGCGATGGCGTAGCCATCCAGGGCGCCACCGCGGAAGATAAGCCTCATCGCGTCCCCCTTCTGCCTCGCCTTCGTTCCCCTCGTGGCGGCTGCCCAGTATGCTACGCCATTCGCCCTGCGGCGGCAACCCCAGCTTCTGAGCTTGTCTTTCTCTACGGAAGCCGGTGTAATCTGTGGACGGCCGCTCTGTCTTCTCTGTGCCCTCTGTGTCTCTGTGGCTGACCCATGTCTGCTCTCGACGACCTCGTGGCCGCCGTGCTCGCGACGCCGAAGTACCGGGCCGTGTGCCCCGACACCGTGCGGCGACTGGGCGCGGCCGAGCTGGCGAAGCGCTCGGGCCCGAAGGCCGCGCTGAAGGCGACGAAAGCGCGCCTCCACCAGGTGTTCGGCGCCTTCGAGCGCGCGCCCGACTACGAGCGCCTCTTCGGCGAGCTCGCGGCGGCCCGCGCCAGCGGCGAGGCCGAGGCATTCCGCGCGGCCTGCCGCGCGGCCCTGAACTGCCACGCCTCGACCAGCGAGCGCCTGCCGATTCTCGGCCGCTTCTACGCCGAGGTCTTCGCCCTCACGGGCGTGCCCTCGCGCGTGCTCGACCTGGCCTGCGGCCTGCACCCGCTGGCCATTCCCTGGATGGGCCTGCCGCCGGAGGCGTCGTATCGGGCCTGCGACCTCGATGGCCGCGCCGTCGGCTTCCTGAACCGCTGCGGGCCGCTCCTCGGGCGGGGCTTCGAGGCGTTTCACGCGGATATCCTGTGTTCGCCCCCGGCCGAGGAGGCCGACGTGGCCTTCCTGCTCAAGGCGGCGGCCAGCCTCGAACGCCAGGAGCGGGGCGGGGCGCTCCGTGTTCTCGACGCCTTGCGCGCGCGGCACACGGTCGTGTCGTTCCCCGTGGCCAGCCTCGGCGGGCGCGCCAAAGGCATGCGGGAGAACTACGAGACGGGCTTCCGCCAGATGCTCCGCGGCCGGCCCTGGCGGGCGCAGCGCCTGCCGTTCCCCGCCGAGCTGGCCTTCGTCGTGACGAAATGAGGGGCGCCCCGGTCCGCAGGTTGACTCATCCCGTGCGAGGCTGCTATCATCCTGCGGCCAACGCGGAGATCGCCATGGCGCCGGAAGGCGAGAAGAGCAAGGGCCTTGCGAGCATCGCGGCCGGCATGGCGCAGGGCGCCACCGTGCGGGCCATCGCGGTGGGCGCGCTGCTGTGCGCCGTCATCGGCGTCAGCACGCCCTACGCCACGAACGTGATGCACGCGAGCTACATGGACCTGGATTTCAGCACGCCCGCCGCCATCTTCCTGTTCTTCGTGCTCATTTTCTTCGTGAACGGCGCGCTGCGGGCCATCTCGGCGCGGCTCGCGCTCACCGCGGGCGAGCTGGTCGTCGTCTACGTGATGATGATGATCGGCACGGTGATCCCCACGATGGGCCTCACGGCCTACTGGCTCTCGACCATCGCCGCACCCTTCTACTACGCGGCGCCGGAGAACCAGTGGGCCGAGATCATCCTGCCCCACATCCCCAAGTGGCTCTACCCCGACGACCCGATGGCGATCCGCTGGCTCTACGAGGGCCTGCCGCGCGGCGAGGCGCTCCCGTGGGGCGCCTGGCTGCTGCCGCTCGGCCAGTGGCTCGTCTTCCTGCTCGTGCTCTACGGGGTGATGATCTGCGCCATGGTGATCCTGCGCAAGCAGTGGGTGGAGCACGAACGCCTGCTCTACCCCATCACGCAGCTACCGATGGAGATGGTGCGGGCCGAGCCGCGGCCCGGCTTCTCCAACCCCTTCATCCGCAACCCGTGGATGTGGGCGGGCCTCATCATCCCGTTCCTGCTCGGCTGCTACATCGCGCTCACCCACTACGACCCGAGCTTCCCGGCCATCGAGATGGTGACGAAGCTCGACCTCTTCCGCAAGACCACCGTGCTCAAGCTGCGGCTGAGCTTCCCGATGATCGGCTTCTCGTACCTGCTGAGCACCAGCCTGGCCCTGAGCCTGTGGTTCTTCGGCCTCGTGACGATCTTCGAGCGCGCCGCGCTGCGCCTCGTGGGCTACGAGGGGGTCGAGCAGCTCGACCCCTACAGCCAGAGCGGCGGCGGGCCGCTGCTGACCCACCAGTCGCAGGCCGCGCTCTTCGTGCTCGTGCTCTACGGCCTGTGGATGGCAAGGCGCCACCTCAAGGCCGTGTTCCTCAAGGCCATCGGCCGGGCGAAGGACGTGGATGACTCGGAGGAGATCCTCTCCTACAGGCAGGCCTTCTGGGGCCTGATGGCCGGGATGGCCTACATGGCCTTCTGGCTCCACCGCAGCGGCATGAGCCTCTGGGTCGCCGTCGCGCTCGTGCTGGTCTCGATGGCCACGTTCCTGGGCGTCACGCGCATCGTCGCCGCCGGCGGCGTGGCCGAGACCCGCTCGCCCATGACCGCCTCCACCGTGCTTATCTCGGCCTTCGGCTCCGAGCGCCTGGGGCCGTCGAACCTCGTGCCCTTCGGCATGACCTACATCTGGATGGGCGACATCCGCACCTTCATCATGGCCTCCGCCGCCAACGGCCTGAAGATGGTGAGCGACGTGAAGGGCCGCAAGCGCCCGATCTTCTGGGCCATGATCATCGCCATCCTCGTCACCATCGCCGCCAGCGTGTGGTCCACCATGCTCGTCGCCTTCCAGCACGGCGGCGCGAACGCGAACGACTGGCTCTGGCGCGCCGGCCCCACGCTGCCGTTCGACTACGTCACGCGGCTGATCAGGACCCCCGAGGGGCCGAGCGTCAACGGCGCGCTCTTCGGCGGCATCGGCGCGGCCGCCATGGCCGTCCTGATGATCCTCAACCACCGCTTCGTCTCGTGGCCGCTGCACCCCCTGGGCTTCCCCATTGCCAGCCTGTGGCTCACCGAGGAACTGTGGTTCAGCATCTTCATCGCCTGGGCCGCGAAGGCCCTTGTGCTGCGCTATGGCGGCGCCGACCTCTACAAGCGCACCCGCCTGTTCTTCCTCGGCCTCATCCTCGGCCAGTACGCCGTCAGCGGAGTCTGGATCGTCATTGACTACTTCACCGGCAAGGTCGGGAATTCGCTGTTCTGGATCTGAGCCATGGAGAGAATACGCCCGACGCACCACGCAAGGGAGCAGTGCATCGAGCGCGGCTGCACCGAGGATGAGGCCGAACAGGCCGTCATCTCAGGCACCAGGGAGCCGGCCAAGCAGGGTGTGGGCCGGAATTGTAGGCAGGGTGATTGTCTCTGGAGCCTGAAGGGCTC
The sequence above is drawn from the Planctomycetota bacterium genome and encodes:
- a CDS encoding L-rhamnose isomerase, which encodes MPKKALDVTQPPKAAHVRAAYKLARERFAALGVDADQAMRAALAIPISVQCWQADDVRGLEVHEGAVDSGGLQATGNYPGAARNGDEIRADFDAAAALIPGKLRFNIHAMYAETGGRRVDRDELEPKHFARWIDWSKARRRGLDFNPTLFAHPMVKDGLTLSSSDDAARAFWIRHCLATRRIANAIGKALGSPCINNIWIPDGRKDSAVDRMGPRHRLLHALDEVLDRKLPHVVDAVESKLFGIGCEDYTVGSHEFYLAYAATRGVALCYDLGHFHPTESVADKLSATLLFVDKLLIHASRGIRWDSDHVVRFTDELRAVCDEAVRSGALGDILWALDYFDASINRVAAWVIGARALRKALLYALIEPFEAIAGREEAGNGAAKLALVEHRAELPFAAVWDYACLWADVPVGAAWLRDVAAYEIHARGERG
- a CDS encoding 16S rRNA methyltransferase, with protein sequence MSALDDLVAAVLATPKYRAVCPDTVRRLGAAELAKRSGPKAALKATKARLHQVFGAFERAPDYERLFGELAAARASGEAEAFRAACRAALNCHASTSERLPILGRFYAEVFALTGVPSRVLDLACGLHPLAIPWMGLPPEASYRACDLDGRAVGFLNRCGPLLGRGFEAFHADILCSPPAEEADVAFLLKAAASLERQERGGALRVLDALRARHTVVSFPVASLGGRAKGMRENYETGFRQMLRGRPWRAQRLPFPAELAFVVTK